A stretch of Geobacter sp. DNA encodes these proteins:
- a CDS encoding molecular chaperone: MTLNATLQAARDMGVPERYAVMRRLAFLQPQIKHLEREIWGARRRMDRSRDPLIKALSESFIRDQEKELRPLKREANALLNHVNGKETVQVPGGITPEMIDQARQYPITSIIEFAKGRYRCCPFHEDRNPSMALYENHVHCFVCNRTWDSISATMALDGVTFREAVLALQN, translated from the coding sequence ATGACCCTAAACGCAACGTTGCAGGCGGCACGGGATATGGGAGTGCCGGAGCGTTACGCGGTAATGCGCCGGCTGGCCTTCCTGCAGCCGCAGATCAAACATCTGGAACGGGAGATCTGGGGAGCGCGACGGCGGATGGATCGCAGTCGCGACCCGCTGATCAAGGCCCTGTCCGAATCCTTCATCAGAGACCAGGAAAAGGAGCTGCGCCCCCTGAAAAGGGAGGCGAATGCGCTCCTGAACCATGTCAACGGCAAGGAGACGGTGCAGGTGCCAGGTGGAATCACCCCGGAGATGATCGACCAGGCCCGGCAGTATCCCATCACCAGCATCATAGAATTCGCCAAGGGGCGGTATCGCTGCTGTCCGTTTCACGAGGACCGCAATCCGTCCATGGCCCTGTACGAAAACCATGTCCACTGTTTCGTCTGTAACCGGACCTGGGATTCGATCAGTGCCACGATGGCGCTGGATGGCGTGACCTTCCGGGAAGCCGTACTGGCTCTCCAGAACTGA
- the radC gene encoding DNA repair protein RadC: MNLNLFGDPVPPVTKRIMVRSIEARYRNEVVRDDAPEWVSMRFTKPEQVYEMFRDLRCETKEHFVVLHLDGKNRIVCFDRVSIGSLNQAIVHPREVFKTACLSNAAAILLVHNHPTGDPNPSSEDIAITKRLKESGDILGIRVLDHIIVGDDEFLSFVEQGLL, encoded by the coding sequence ATGAATCTCAATCTCTTCGGTGATCCGGTACCGCCGGTCACCAAACGAATTATGGTGCGCTCTATCGAGGCCCGCTACAGAAATGAAGTCGTGCGTGACGATGCCCCGGAATGGGTGTCGATGCGTTTCACGAAACCAGAGCAGGTCTATGAGATGTTCCGGGATCTCCGGTGTGAGACGAAGGAGCATTTCGTGGTGTTGCATCTCGACGGCAAGAACCGGATCGTCTGTTTCGACCGGGTATCCATCGGTTCGCTCAACCAGGCCATCGTTCATCCTCGGGAAGTGTTCAAGACGGCATGTCTGTCCAATGCAGCGGCCATCCTGCTTGTGCACAACCATCCGACCGGTGATCCGAACCCCAGCAGCGAAGATATCGCTATCACCAAGCGTCTCAAGGAGAGCGGCGACATCCTCGGCATCAGGGTACTTGATCACATCATCGTCGGTGATGACGAGTTCCTGAGTTTTGTCGAACAGGGACTTTTATAA
- a CDS encoding type II toxin-antitoxin system HipA family toxin produces the protein MNKALQVRIDGMIVGSLWLDDRKRFCFQYDEGWLTSSRIPLSLSLPLRREPYLDDESHSFFANLLPEEKMRAVIARNLGVSLNNDYGLLEKIGGDCAGAVSLYPATDESQREPGNYRQLSLDELNVIIGELPKRPLLAGEKGIRLSLAGAQKKLPIYYDEEHFSLGLGDAPSNYIIKPPIEDLDCTVENEAFCMALAQAVGLDVPRSFIHQYGDAPGVFVVKRYDRFATAEGIRRLHQEDFCQALGIPPEFKYETEGGPSLAACFKLVRHASTRSGKDVLSLLNWVVFNYLIGNSDAHGKNISLLLLPEGPVLAPFYDLISTRIYAHYGLASGVAMKIGGAGDPDSLQKKHWEQFAEEVGIKPRLVLSRIADLAKRIEDSRLQLFKGSFAPYKCDALYRLMEFIGGQAEKTIRKLA, from the coding sequence ATGAACAAAGCTCTTCAGGTCAGGATTGATGGAATGATTGTCGGCAGCCTGTGGCTGGACGACAGGAAGCGTTTCTGTTTTCAGTACGACGAGGGGTGGCTCACTTCTTCACGCATCCCGTTATCCCTTTCTCTGCCACTACGTAGGGAACCATATCTTGACGATGAGTCACACTCCTTTTTTGCAAATCTCCTTCCCGAAGAAAAGATGCGGGCCGTTATTGCCCGTAACCTCGGTGTTTCCCTGAACAATGATTATGGTCTTCTGGAAAAGATCGGCGGGGATTGCGCCGGAGCGGTTTCGCTCTATCCTGCAACGGACGAATCACAACGGGAACCGGGAAACTACCGGCAGCTATCTCTTGATGAACTGAACGTCATTATCGGAGAACTCCCGAAACGGCCTCTGCTGGCCGGGGAGAAAGGTATCCGACTGTCCCTGGCCGGTGCTCAGAAGAAGCTTCCCATCTATTACGACGAGGAGCATTTTAGTCTTGGGCTTGGCGACGCTCCCAGCAATTACATCATCAAGCCGCCCATCGAAGACCTGGACTGCACCGTTGAAAACGAAGCATTCTGCATGGCTCTTGCCCAAGCGGTCGGCCTCGATGTCCCACGATCATTCATCCACCAGTACGGCGACGCCCCAGGGGTATTCGTAGTCAAGCGATATGACCGCTTTGCAACGGCAGAGGGGATCAGGAGGCTGCATCAGGAGGATTTCTGTCAGGCACTCGGGATTCCGCCCGAGTTCAAGTACGAAACCGAAGGAGGTCCATCGCTGGCGGCGTGTTTCAAACTGGTGCGCCATGCCAGCACCAGGTCGGGTAAAGATGTGCTGTCGCTGCTGAACTGGGTGGTCTTCAACTACCTGATCGGTAATTCCGATGCCCATGGCAAGAACATCTCCCTCTTGCTGCTGCCGGAAGGGCCGGTACTGGCTCCGTTCTACGATCTGATTTCGACCAGGATCTATGCCCATTACGGCCTGGCGTCAGGGGTGGCAATGAAAATCGGTGGGGCCGGTGATCCGGATTCACTCCAGAAAAAACATTGGGAACAGTTTGCCGAAGAAGTCGGCATCAAGCCCCGGCTGGTACTTAGCCGCATTGCCGATCTGGCAAAGAGAATTGAGGACTCCCGTTTGCAACTCTTCAAGGGGAGTTTTGCTCCCTACAAATGCGATGCCTTGTACCGTTTGATGGAATTTATCGGGGGACAGGCGGAGAAGACCATTCGGAAACTCGCGTAA
- a CDS encoding helix-turn-helix domain-containing protein has product MKISTAEDLGSIIKQKRKADGLTLEEAAAVCGVSYAFLSALENGKESVRLNKVLQVLACLGIELEATTRTWSELGSAS; this is encoded by the coding sequence ATGAAAATTTCCACTGCGGAAGACCTTGGTAGCATCATCAAGCAGAAGCGAAAAGCTGACGGTCTGACTCTTGAGGAGGCTGCTGCCGTCTGTGGGGTAAGCTATGCCTTCCTGTCGGCACTGGAGAACGGCAAGGAATCCGTGCGCCTGAATAAGGTTCTGCAGGTGCTCGCCTGCCTCGGTATTGAACTAGAGGCGACTACCCGCACCTGGAGTGAACTTGGGAGTGCGTCATGA
- a CDS encoding restriction endonuclease subunit S, translated as MKTELKNIASVLMGYSFRTRLDVKDSGAVAVIQMKDLTDDNRVDCSNLARVDSDPPKEHHLVRSGDLVFRSRGLTATSAILRDDPGMAVVSAPLLRIRANEKIILPEYLNWFISQASAQSFLASRVIGTAQKMISKEALESLEVLVPSLEQQHTIMEIAALADREQAILSNLADKRKLYLSKILLRLAQGELR; from the coding sequence ATGAAAACCGAATTAAAAAACATAGCATCCGTACTGATGGGATATTCGTTCCGCACCCGTCTCGACGTTAAGGACTCAGGGGCAGTTGCGGTGATCCAGATGAAAGATCTGACTGATGACAACCGAGTTGATTGCAGCAATCTGGCACGCGTGGACTCCGACCCTCCAAAAGAGCATCATTTGGTGAGGTCTGGAGACCTTGTCTTCCGCTCACGGGGATTGACAGCCACTTCCGCGATACTGAGAGACGATCCAGGCATGGCGGTTGTATCCGCCCCTCTCCTGCGCATCAGAGCGAACGAGAAGATAATCCTTCCCGAGTATCTTAACTGGTTCATCAGCCAGGCATCGGCACAATCATTCCTGGCCAGTCGAGTAATCGGTACCGCTCAAAAGATGATTTCCAAGGAAGCGCTTGAAAGTCTTGAGGTACTTGTCCCCTCTCTTGAGCAACAACACACGATCATGGAGATAGCAGCTTTGGCAGACAGAGAACAAGCAATATTAAGCAACCTCGCGGATAAGCGCAAACTTTACCTATCGAAAATATTATTACGTCTGGCTCAAGGAGAATTACGATGA
- a CDS encoding type I restriction-modification system subunit M yields the protein MKIDQKDINNAAWAACDTFRGVVDPAQYKDYILVMLFVKYISDVWKDHYEVYRKQYGDDDIRIRRKLERERFVLPFAELKNHETGEVEDRFLADFYSLYERRGAANIGELINIVLDAIEEANKAKLEGVFRNIDFNSEANLGKTKDRNRRLKTLLEDFNKSQLDMSPSRVSEDVIGNTYIYLIERFATDAGKKAGEFYTPHKVSELVAKLAKPKPGNRICDPTCGSAGLLIEAAREVGDKNFALFGMESNGSTWALARMNMFLHGADSARIEWCDTLVSPALVENDRLMKFDRVVANPPFSLDKWGAEEAESDRYNRFWRGVPPKSKGDWAFISHMIEAALEKEGRISVVVPHGVLFRGAAEGRIREKVIEENLLDAVIGLPGNLFPTTSIPVAILVFDRSREKGGANQDRKDVIFIDASRDYLPGKNQNALSDEHIQKIVETVDTRLDIDKYAHVATLEEIRENDFNLNIPRYVDTFEEEAEIDIDAVQVEIEQLEKELVEVRARMAVMLKEIER from the coding sequence ATGAAAATCGACCAGAAAGACATCAACAACGCCGCATGGGCAGCCTGTGACACCTTCCGAGGTGTCGTCGATCCAGCACAGTATAAGGACTATATTCTTGTCATGCTGTTCGTGAAATATATTTCCGATGTCTGGAAGGATCACTACGAGGTTTACCGCAAGCAATACGGTGATGACGATATTCGAATCCGTCGCAAGCTGGAACGGGAACGTTTTGTCCTCCCCTTTGCTGAGTTGAAGAATCATGAAACCGGCGAAGTGGAAGATCGTTTCCTGGCAGACTTCTATAGTCTGTACGAACGCCGTGGAGCTGCCAATATCGGCGAGCTTATCAATATTGTGCTGGACGCTATCGAAGAAGCCAACAAGGCAAAGTTGGAAGGGGTTTTCCGCAATATCGACTTCAACAGCGAGGCGAATCTCGGCAAGACCAAGGACAGAAACCGCCGACTGAAGACGTTGCTGGAGGATTTCAACAAATCCCAACTGGACATGAGTCCATCACGTGTCTCCGAGGATGTTATCGGCAACACATACATTTACCTCATCGAACGGTTTGCAACTGATGCCGGCAAAAAGGCCGGTGAATTCTACACCCCGCACAAGGTATCGGAGCTTGTGGCTAAGCTGGCAAAACCCAAACCTGGTAACCGCATTTGTGACCCCACCTGCGGATCAGCAGGGTTGCTTATCGAGGCTGCCCGCGAAGTCGGCGACAAAAACTTTGCCCTCTTCGGTATGGAATCGAATGGCAGCACCTGGGCGCTGGCACGGATGAACATGTTTCTGCACGGCGCCGACAGTGCCCGCATTGAATGGTGCGACACCTTGGTCAGTCCGGCGCTGGTGGAAAATGACCGACTGATGAAATTCGACAGGGTGGTCGCCAATCCGCCCTTTTCTCTGGACAAGTGGGGTGCCGAAGAAGCGGAAAGCGACCGCTACAACCGTTTCTGGCGTGGCGTACCGCCCAAGAGCAAGGGTGACTGGGCCTTTATCAGCCACATGATTGAAGCGGCACTGGAAAAAGAGGGACGCATTTCCGTTGTCGTTCCTCATGGTGTGCTATTCCGCGGCGCCGCCGAAGGTCGAATTCGGGAAAAGGTCATCGAAGAAAACCTGCTCGATGCTGTTATCGGCCTGCCGGGCAACCTTTTCCCGACTACCTCGATTCCGGTCGCCATCCTTGTCTTTGACCGTAGCCGTGAAAAAGGTGGAGCCAACCAGGATCGCAAGGACGTGATTTTTATTGATGCCAGCCGTGATTATCTGCCGGGGAAAAATCAGAATGCCCTCTCCGACGAGCACATTCAAAAAATCGTTGAGACGGTCGATACCCGACTGGACATCGATAAATATGCGCACGTCGCTACGTTAGAGGAGATTCGGGAGAACGACTTCAACCTCAACATTCCCCGTTACGTGGATACATTCGAGGAAGAAGCGGAAATTGACATTGATGCCGTTCAGGTGGAAATCGAGCAGTTGGAAAAGGAACTTGTCGAAGTGCGGGCTCGGATGGCCGTAATGCTGAAGGAGATTGAGCGATGA
- a CDS encoding restriction endonuclease subunit S yields MSTLHSLTSNDIPATWRLLPVGKILLDSQYGTNEPAVENGNTRVVGMKDIQDGRVLTDDLSCSNLSKDECSSYLLSRGDLLLNRTNSYDLVGKVGIFDSDEEVAFASYLVRLKVDRTKVNPRFLNYWLNGNIAQTLIKKIATKAVSQANVNPTEFKKHCLVPVPPLAEQSAIIRVLSTWDKAIENCERLILAKEARYTWLSGKLLFGEHKDESSLKTRWYVVPNHWKIVKIGNVAKEVKVTNGAGDELPVLSCTKYDGLVDSLSYFGKQVFSLDTSAYKVVSRGEFAYATNHIEEGSIGYQDFYEKGLVSPMYTVFKTSTAIDDGYLFKVLKTETYRHIFQVNTSASVDRRGSLRWNEFAKLPIPLPPIEEQKKISATLDVTRQEILLLKQQADALRRQKRGLMQKLMTGVWTVKPMKELGNG; encoded by the coding sequence ATGAGCACGCTCCACTCGTTGACTTCGAATGATATTCCTGCAACCTGGCGATTGTTGCCCGTAGGCAAAATATTGCTCGATTCCCAATACGGCACCAATGAGCCAGCCGTTGAAAATGGCAACACCAGAGTTGTTGGGATGAAAGATATACAGGATGGAAGAGTTCTTACTGACGACTTGTCCTGCTCAAACCTATCTAAAGACGAATGCAGCAGTTATCTTCTTTCAAGAGGAGATTTATTGCTTAACCGTACTAACAGCTACGATCTTGTGGGGAAAGTGGGCATTTTTGACTCTGATGAGGAGGTCGCCTTTGCATCATACTTGGTGCGCCTCAAGGTTGACAGAACAAAGGTAAATCCACGTTTTTTGAATTACTGGCTGAATGGAAATATCGCTCAAACATTAATCAAGAAGATTGCAACCAAAGCCGTTAGTCAAGCAAATGTTAACCCCACTGAATTCAAGAAGCATTGCCTTGTTCCCGTGCCACCACTAGCAGAACAATCCGCAATTATCAGAGTACTTTCTACTTGGGACAAGGCAATCGAAAATTGTGAGCGTCTTATTTTAGCCAAAGAAGCGAGGTATACGTGGCTCTCTGGAAAACTCTTATTCGGCGAACACAAAGACGAGTCATCTCTAAAAACCAGATGGTATGTAGTACCCAACCACTGGAAGATCGTCAAGATCGGTAATGTCGCGAAGGAGGTCAAAGTCACTAATGGTGCTGGTGATGAACTTCCCGTCCTTTCTTGTACAAAATATGATGGACTCGTTGATTCGCTGTCATATTTTGGCAAACAAGTATTCAGCCTGGACACATCTGCCTACAAGGTGGTCTCCAGGGGCGAGTTCGCTTACGCGACCAATCATATCGAGGAAGGTTCCATCGGTTATCAAGATTTTTACGAAAAAGGCTTGGTTAGCCCCATGTACACGGTTTTTAAAACCAGCACGGCCATCGATGACGGATATCTCTTCAAGGTACTGAAAACGGAGACCTACCGGCACATATTCCAAGTCAATACCAGTGCATCAGTAGACCGTAGAGGCAGTCTGCGCTGGAATGAGTTTGCCAAACTGCCGATTCCACTCCCTCCAATCGAGGAACAGAAAAAAATATCTGCAACTCTCGATGTTACCAGGCAGGAAATTCTCTTGCTGAAACAGCAGGCTGATGCACTACGGCGGCAAAAGCGCGGCTTGATGCAAAAACTGATGACCGGAGTGTGGACGGTAAAACCCATGAAGGAACTTGGCAATGGCTAA
- a CDS encoding patatin: protein MANKTFRILSIDGGGIRGVFPAHMLYCVKHRLGINIEEHFDMIAGTSTGSIVAAAVACKIDPAKVVAMYKEHGPKIFSRKKSWLPQKFAKYQPALENLYENEALKTALVETFGEVRLGEIPIPLLMPATDIGNGGVHVFKSAYQKDYDRDGKVLLHQAVLASCSAPTYFNPTKVDEYLLADGGLWANNPSLAAVIDAKRRLNVELSEIRILSLGTGHAKTCYGVNADHNWGLLNGWKGKEFISFMMSLQAQTTHNYLQLMLQEDQILRLDFDSDCPLPLDDCSAIDDLISNADRMFTHNSPKLKKFLSAAQGE from the coding sequence ATGGCTAACAAGACATTCAGAATCCTCTCCATAGATGGCGGTGGGATACGTGGCGTATTCCCTGCCCACATGCTCTATTGCGTGAAACATCGACTCGGCATCAATATCGAAGAACACTTCGACATGATCGCCGGCACGAGCACTGGTTCAATTGTTGCCGCCGCAGTGGCATGCAAAATTGACCCAGCCAAGGTTGTCGCTATGTATAAGGAGCACGGGCCAAAGATATTTTCCAGAAAGAAATCATGGCTACCTCAGAAATTCGCCAAGTATCAGCCAGCTCTTGAAAACCTGTATGAGAACGAAGCGCTGAAAACAGCCCTTGTAGAAACATTTGGGGAGGTAAGGCTTGGCGAGATTCCGATTCCGTTGCTAATGCCGGCCACCGACATCGGAAACGGAGGAGTCCATGTCTTCAAGTCGGCCTACCAGAAAGACTACGACAGAGACGGTAAGGTTTTGCTGCACCAGGCGGTATTGGCTTCCTGTTCTGCACCGACATACTTCAACCCTACCAAGGTCGACGAATACCTACTTGCTGACGGCGGACTCTGGGCCAACAACCCCTCGCTTGCCGCAGTGATCGACGCCAAGCGTCGTCTCAATGTCGAATTGTCCGAAATACGCATTCTGTCGTTGGGTACCGGCCATGCGAAAACCTGCTATGGAGTAAATGCCGACCATAACTGGGGGCTCTTGAACGGCTGGAAGGGTAAAGAATTCATCAGCTTCATGATGTCTCTCCAGGCCCAGACTACCCACAACTATCTGCAGTTGATGCTACAGGAGGATCAAATACTCCGGCTCGACTTCGATTCGGATTGTCCCCTCCCTCTTGATGACTGCTCGGCCATCGACGACTTGATCTCCAATGCCGACCGCATGTTTACCCATAACAGCCCGAAACTGAAAAAATTTCTATCTGCCGCTCAAGGAGAATGA
- a CDS encoding nucleotidyltransferase translates to MTTKEQKKLILENMTSLLELPESAYQMAKDRYEDIGDWLGRDESACKDNDPHIFPQGSFRLGTAIRPLVENEAYDLDLACKLREGISKGTHTQESLKALIGIEIESYRVARGIKAPKEEKHRCWRLEYQDDLSFHMDIVPCIPADDSRQHLIFESLRKSGADDYFAGTASKTTVSITDDRHPEYRQISENWHISNPEGYAEWFVSRMDTSVRSILEKAQVDEMPLYKRKTALQRSIQLLKRHRDIMFKDDSDVKPISIIITTLAARAYQGETDLESAMSSILARMGDFVNPTSPRVPNPVDPAEDFADRWSRPECKELNLEQNFWGWLRQARSDFELLWESDDASFITEQAGQKFSLKMDTAELRKSLGLGVASSIAIITPKEHTISQPAKPWRKGK, encoded by the coding sequence ATGACAACAAAAGAACAGAAAAAATTGATTCTCGAAAACATGACTTCACTGCTGGAACTGCCTGAATCAGCCTATCAGATGGCAAAAGACCGATATGAAGACATCGGTGATTGGCTCGGACGCGATGAATCGGCATGTAAGGACAATGACCCGCATATTTTCCCGCAGGGGTCTTTTCGGCTCGGAACAGCGATTCGACCGCTCGTTGAGAATGAAGCATACGACCTGGATCTTGCCTGTAAGCTTCGCGAGGGGATTTCAAAAGGTACCCATACGCAGGAGTCCCTCAAGGCATTGATCGGCATTGAGATCGAGTCATATCGAGTTGCCCGGGGTATCAAGGCCCCAAAAGAGGAAAAACATCGCTGTTGGCGATTGGAATACCAGGATGACCTCAGCTTTCACATGGACATAGTTCCTTGTATCCCGGCCGACGATTCCCGCCAGCACCTCATATTTGAGTCGTTGCGAAAGTCTGGCGCAGATGACTATTTTGCCGGCACCGCCTCAAAAACAACGGTCTCGATTACAGATGATCGTCACCCCGAATACCGGCAAATCAGTGAAAACTGGCACATCAGCAACCCAGAAGGCTATGCCGAATGGTTTGTGTCGCGGATGGATACATCGGTGCGAAGCATTCTGGAGAAGGCGCAAGTTGATGAAATGCCCCTTTATAAGCGCAAAACTGCCCTTCAGCGTTCAATACAGCTCCTGAAACGTCATCGTGACATCATGTTCAAGGACGATTCAGATGTAAAACCGATATCGATCATCATTACAACCCTGGCTGCCCGGGCATATCAGGGAGAAACTGACCTTGAATCTGCCATGAGTTCGATCCTGGCAAGAATGGGCGATTTTGTTAACCCTACCAGCCCTCGGGTGCCGAATCCCGTCGACCCTGCTGAGGACTTTGCAGACAGGTGGTCCCGCCCAGAGTGCAAGGAATTAAATCTGGAGCAAAACTTTTGGGGTTGGCTGAGACAGGCAAGAAGCGATTTTGAACTTCTGTGGGAATCGGATGACGCTTCTTTTATAACCGAGCAGGCCGGGCAGAAGTTCTCATTGAAAATGGACACCGCAGAATTGAGAAAAAGCCTTGGATTGGGGGTGGCCTCTTCAATTGCAATCATCACCCCCAAGGAGCATACGATTTCTCAACCTGCCAAACCGTGGCGCAAGGGTAAGTAA